Genomic window (Oncorhynchus mykiss isolate Arlee chromosome 21, USDA_OmykA_1.1, whole genome shotgun sequence):
TTttggtctgtggtaaacacaggagaTATTATACGTTTTGTTCTCTGAGAATCTTCATCAGTTAAtgtcactttttgtgaattttgaagaaATTGTTGTGAAAAAAGTACAAAGCCATAACTGCAGGAGGTAGGGGTGCTGTATCACCCCCTGATTAATGAACAACATCTACTTATTTCAATGTCATTAATGTCCCACTTATTATATTACTCCCATGGGCTTCATTATTCCTGTGAGCAGACAGAACATGACTCCTCAGCAgcacccttaaccctaaccctaaccctattactCCCATGGGCTTTATTATTCCTGAGAGCAGACAGAACATGACTCCTCAGCAGCACCCttcctttggcagtgattacagctggatacatgttttgtaatgtttttttacTCTCTGTCAattgggttagtattgtggagtaactacaatatagttgatccatcctcagttatctcctatcacagccgttAAACTCAACTGTCTAAAGTCCCCATgggcctcgtggtgaaatccctgagcggtttccttcctctccggcaaatgACTTtgaaaggacgcctgtatctttgtagtgtctgggtgtattgatgcaccatccaaagtgtaattcatatcttcaccatgcttaaagggatattcaatgtctgcttttattttacccatctaccaataggtgcctttctttgtgaggcgttggaaaacctccctggtctttgaggttgaatctgtgttttaaattTACTGCCCGAATGATggaccttacagatcattgtatgtgtggggtacagagatgacgtagtcataaaaaaatatattgaacacacagtgagtccatgcaacttattatgtgacttgttaagcaaatgtttactcctgaaattatttagggcttgccataacaaaggagctgaattgactcaagacattagtatttcatttgtaaaaatgtctaaacgtAATTCCACTTATTTTAAATGGCGACGGTGCATAAAGATGAAAGAATTCAGAAATGAAATCTTTAGTTTGAGCACTATCCAGACTTTTTAAACTATGGCGCGCGACATTGTTCAGAAAAAACTACTTTTTCGTTgttttaaccagcatggctaccacagcattctgcaatgatacgccatcctatctggtttacgcttagtgggttatcatttgtttttcaactggacaatgacccatcacacctccacctttgtttcaagagggagagtgatggagtgttgcatccgatgacctgacctccacaatccccgacctcaaccaaattgagatggtttgggatgagccggactgcatagtgaaggaaaagcagccaacaagtgctcagcatatgtaggaactccttcaagactgttgcaaaagcattccaggtgaagctggttgagagaatgccaagagtgtgcaaagctgtcatcaaggcaaagggtggctatttgaagcatctcaaatataaaatatattttgatttgtttaacacttttttggttactacatgtgtgttatttcatagttttgatgtcttcactattattccacaatgtagaaataaagaaaaacccttgaatgagtaggtaggGGACaacgtcgttgatgcacttactgatgaagccggtgactgaggtggtatactcctcaatgtcactggatgaatcccggaacatgttcctgtctgtgctagcaaaacagtcctgtagtgtagcatccgcgtcatctgtccacttccatattgagcgagttgctggtacttcctgctccagtctttgcttgtaagcaggaatcgggaaGATACaattatgatcagatttgccaaatggagggtgagggagagctttgtatgcgtctctttgcagagtaaaggtggtctagagtttttttcccctctggttgcacatttaacgtgCTGATAGatatgaggtaaaacagatttaaatttgcctgcattaaggtccccggccactaggagcgctgcttctAGATGAGAATTTTCttatttgcttatggcggtatacagctcattgagtgcagccTTAGTGCCagtatcagtttgtggtggtaaatagatggctacaaaTAGAGGTGAAAACTCTtggtggtctacagcttatcatgagatactctccctcaggcgagcaatacctccagacttctttaatattagacatcgcacaccagctgttattgacaaatagacacacatccccgctcctcgtcttaccagacatagctgctctgtcctgccaatgcatggaaaacccagccagctctatattatctgtgtcatcgttcagccacgactcggtgaaacataagatattacagtttttaacatcccattggtaggatagtcttaataGATCAtagatcatccagtttattttccagtgattgcacgttggccaataggacgGATAGTAGTGGCGGTCTACCCACTCGCCGATGAATTCTCACAAGGCTCTCCGACCTCTGCCCCCGGTTTCTCAGTTTTTTCTTCACGCGAATGAcgaggatttgggcctggtctcgaggaagcagtatatccttcacgtcGGACTCATTAAACATATAATCTTTGTCttgttcgaggtgagtaatcgctgttctgatatccagaagctatttttggtcataagagacggtaacagcaacaatatgtacaaaataaatgaaaaacaaacaaaatagcacagttggtcgGGAGCCCGTAAagcggcagccatcccctccggtgccattatttcatctagctaaggtgtttggtgcagtatttttgAAGGACAACACTTTTTTTACTATGTAAACCAACTGCTGGGCAGGTCTTTCTCACTGTGTTCTGCTGTACGATTCGATAGAGTTAAGTCACCACAGCTGTTTTCCCGTGTTAGTGGGCATTGTGGAAATCAAACCCAAACTCAAACCCAACCCTCAAGTCATGATGAACACTTGTACTACAATCTCACAACTCAGTTTTGGaagagactgactttatgaccaaaattaacCTACTTGCACTTTTTAGTCAATTTTGGCACTGGCATAAATGTTCCTGACTTATATTGATATCACGTATGCCGTTTTCAACGAGAGAAGTTGGTTCTCAAGTTCAGTTCTGCTTCAAGAAGAGACATTTTAGAAATAGGCAGGATTTATGACTGTGGCTGTGTCAGCTAGTAACAACTGTCTAAAGGCTGTATAGAGaacctctgctcctctctcctttcctccagacTCCCTGCAGCTCTCTGAGGAGGAGGTTCTCCCTGATCAGCAGCACTGTGAGCAGGAGTGGAGCCCCAGTCTGGGGCAGGAGAACCCAGTGCTTCcacagattaaagaggaacaggaggaactcaggaccagtcaggaggaagagcagcttcaaGGGCTGGAGGCTGATTTCAAATTCACTCCTTCCTGTGTGAAAAGTGAATGTGATCAGGAGGACCCACTTCAGCCCTTCACTTCTCCCCAAACCCAGActgtggagaacagagagagtgatcCTAAACAAGTGGAACTCACACCTTTTGTTACTGTGACCCACCTTAAGGGCCTCTACATTCCCTGTGACCCTCCAGATAATCAGAACAATGCCTCCAGACAAATCTCAGCCGTAAGCAGCGACCCAGCAGCACTTGACTGCAGCCGCCATTGGATCCAAATCCATCAGTGGTGGAACACTGTTTCAAACCCAGCACCACGTCTGGAAAAACATTTGCAGAGAGAACTGACCTGCAGAGGCATGTGACTCTCATCAGGAAGAGACTCAGTGAATGTCGCTTGTGCTTAAAACACTACAACTCCACCTGTAAACTGAAGGCCCATGTCTGCCTCTGTCACAGTGGGAAACCCAACACCTGCCCTGTTTGTGGCAAGACCTTCAATCTCAAAGTAGATCTGTCCAAGCACATGAggattcacacaggggagaaacgtTATTGTTgtggtgactgtgggaagagctttAGTCGCAAGTGGACCCTAGCCGCACATATACAGATTCACACAGGAGAAAAACCATTTAACTGTGCTGACTGCGGGAAAAGCTTCAATTTGAAGGGGAAACTTAGGAAACATAAACATACTCACACATGAGAGAAATAATTTAGCTGTGgagactgtgggaaaagcttcaatcAGAAGGGGGCCCTAATTAAGCATATAcgaactcacacaggagagaaattatTTAGCTGTGATGAATGTGGGAAAAGCTTCCATTTAAAGGGGAACCTAAAGAAGCATGaactgactcacacaggagagaaatcatttagctgtggtgactgtgggaaaagaTTCAAACGCAGGGAAAACTTAATTATGCATAtactgactcacacaggagagaaacaatTTAGCTGTGGTGACTGCGGGAAAAGCTTCTCCCAGAAGGGGAACCTTAGTAGGCACATACTGACTCACACAGGGGAGATGCCATTTAGCTGTGtagactgtgggaaaagcttcagcCAGAAGGGGACCCTAACGGTGCATATacggactcacacaggagagaaaccatttagctgtgtagactgtgggaaaagcttcagcCAGAAGGGGACCCTAACGATGCATATacggactcacacaggagagaaaccatttagctgtgtagactgtgggaaaagcttcagcCAGAAGGGGACCCTAACGGTGCATATacggactcacacaggagagaaaccatttagctgtgtagactgtgggaaaagcttcagcCAGAAGGGGACCCTAACGGTGCATATacggactcacacaggagagaaaccatttagctgtgtagactgtgggaaaagcttcagcCAGAAGGGGACCCTAACGGTGCATATacggactcacacaggagagaaaccatttagctgtgtagactgtgggaaaagcttcagcCAGAAGGGGACCCTAACGGTGCATATacggactcacacaggagagaaaccatttagctgtgtagactgtgggaaaagcttcagcCAGAAGGGGACCCTAACGGCACATATacggactcacacaggagagaaataaaTAAGCTGTGATGTGTGCGGAGGAAGCGTCACTCGAAAGTCTAACTTACTGATCCATGTGGAAAACAGGATGAAAACTGAAAGAAAACAGAACATTTGTACAAAGAACTGTTTAGTCACAAGATGAGAATAAAAAGATAGGATGTGGACAATACTCTGAGTACACGCTCATGGACTCACATCTATTGGTTGGTGGAGGACAATACGATGATACCTCTCCTAGGGACCTGCTCTCCATGCTTCAGGATTAAAGTTCCTCTGGTCTCTGATCTATTCTATTGGTAACCTGCTGTTTCTCTCCACAGTGTTCTCTGCTACTCTCTGGTCTACATGGAGGGCCTAGCTTCTTTACATCTgtctggagggagagatagaggtcaCAGAGTGAGGTTTCTAGTCTCAACACTCTCCAAGGCTTTTTAGAGGAAAATGTTAACTTTTCAGGTCATGTCACAAGTGCCTTCTCCTCTGACATTGGCACTGCTAATTAACTCAGTGATGACACTTCTCCTTTCTCCCCACTAGATGGCACTGTTTGAGATAGGATCCCATCACACCATCTCTGTTGTATGTAAAAACGTGTTAGTCATTTGAAATCATTCTTCACAGACCTATGAGGGTATAATGTTAAAAGAATCAACACTGTTACCCATTACCAAACACAttgaaacagacacacactgtattaCAGCTAAACAGGACCATGCTAAACTGAACCAGACATGACTGACCATAAGGGGATGTCATAGAATAGATGGTGTGTACTGTGGGGCCAAAGGTGACTGTAAATCAGGATTAGGTTAACATCTGAGTGGTATACTACGAAGTAAGCTACATCAactcagggttttctaaagctaacctgcttcacattccagctcaggcttcatccgtACTATGACAGTGGATATTGCTTGTCCGCCTGCCgctaactctagcaggcttgtaGCTGCGCTTCCACGTCACACATGGTTAGTCGAACgccaaactcttcattgagacagtGCTGAAAAATCAACCCGTGTGCGAGTCAGTGCCACATTTTCATTTGTGAAGATATGAAAATGAAAGAAAATTGATCTTACAGATTCAGCAGACTGGTGTGAAATAGGCTTTTAGAAGTGCTGTCTTTATTTGACTCCTTATCATTACTGCCGTCTTTGGTCTGCTTATCGCTCCTTATTCTATGTGTGAAACAGCTTGTTGTGTTGTGGCCATAGACATAATCCATAGAAGGGTTTTGTGACCTCTGACCCTGTCAatttgactgttaaactcatgggtacactagcaATGGCTGGCAGTTTGACATGAATAAGGACTACCATCTAtggattatatgtctatggttggttGTGGCTGTCAGTTTGACTTGAATAGGAACTACCATCTAtggattatatgtctatggttggttGTGGCTGTCATTTTGACTTGAATAGGAACTACCATCTATGGATTTTATGTCTATGGTTGGTTGTGGCTGTCAGATTGACTTGAATAGGAACTACCATCTATGGATTATAACTCTATGGTTGGTTGTGGCTGTCAGTTTGTCTTGCAAATGTCTAAATACAACAGTGTGAAAAACATACTGTTTGGTAAGCAAATTCTGTTGTTACTTATTTGTTTTCATTTAAAATTGGcaaaatcacagtaaggtactgaATTGtaacccagaaatgatttgatattaagataaaaacggctgcattagTCCTTTAAATGCTCTCCGAAGGAGGACATATCATTCTATACATACAGGCTACTATACTAATGAATAAATAAAGCTAACCCCATGTTGGTGCATCAGTGTCCCTCTGCCGAAAAGATGTCTGTATGACATCTTACTATAACAACATTACATTGGCTAAGGGTAGCTGGCCAGTCAAGTGGATCTAACACACTAACGTGGATCCTATCAGTGTCCCTCTGCCGAAGAGATGTCTGTCTGTATGACATCTTACTATAACAACATTACATTGGCTAAGGCTAGCAGGCCAGTCAAGTGGATCTCACACACTAACATGGATCCTATCAGTGGGCTGGTGTAAATCATTTCCCTAGGGACTACAGGGTTTACCATTAGGTAGTCTGAGCACTCATAGGCACACCATGTTCAAGAGGAGTGTCACAATGTTAAGTAATTACACACATCGCCTGCTACAGAGCTATAGAACAAACCACGGTCGCCTCATCTCAAGGTTGGAATACATTTACTCGAGAATTCTACAGAGAATTGACTAATATACCCTTTTATCAAAGCAAGAGCATGTCTAGTAAGACATTCATACTTTTCTAAAATTGTCTTTTGCTCCAAGTTTGCTTGTTCTTTCAACAGGCCAAGCCAGCGCAGTGCACAATACTTGCTTTtagcccatgtctctctctctaataacATACACAAAAGGCAATCATGGAAAGGGGACAGTAGGGCTCTAGACCCCACCCCCCGCCTGCCGCTACTGGCTCCAGCTCCTTACACCTCTCTCTGACAAAAAGAAACAGCGAAAGGGAGAGAGGGCGTATGAAAGAGAGCCGATGAGAATGGTACAAACCCGAACAGCTTTGTGTGTCACACTCGAATACATCGCATCCACAGCTATGACCTAGGCGCGGATCGTCGCTCTCAAGACAAGCGCAACATCGGAGAGAGCAATTACGCACATGGTTCTGATAGAGAATGAATGCGAAGCTGTATCCAACAATTCCAAAACGCCCGGTTGATCTCATTTTGCTACCATTAGAGCATCAACTGGATTACCATAAGGGAGAGACGAGAACGGAGCACAGTAGCAACGTCTTTACAATTGAGGAATAAGAGATTTTGCTCCAATAATTGAATCATTTACTTTTCATCAAAACACAAATATTTGTATGTATTTAGAGGTGTATTTCCAAGGACACATACATTAAAGCACGGATAGCCGTCATTAGGTCTACTCGGATTTGAGCATATTGACACTATTAGTTATCCTGATGGAAACTGCTTCAAAAGCTCGTCGGCTATCCAATGTGTCCACGGCATCTAACGTGTCCAATGTGTCCACGTCCAGCGCAGGGACTGAGGTAGGACAGAGCGATGTGCAGATTTGGGGGGACAGACCTTTACCTGTCGACTACCTTGGTGACATCTCGATCCTGGATGACGGGAGATGGTCTAACTCTAGCGTGAAGAAACATCACCACAAGCACAACCTGAAGCACCGCTACGAACTGCTGGAGACACTGGGGAAAGGGACATACGGCAAAGTGAAGAAAGCCATCGAGAGACAATCCGGCAAAGTGGTGAGTTTTAGACAACGACTAACCGCCAATGAAACGAGTGTGACAGTTGGAAGTGAATAACACGATTATAATGAAGGTCGTGATGTAAGAACATCAAAAAGCAGCGTCTGGCAACTAAATATAgtgtgatgtgttggtgtttctTTGATAAATATTCAGAAACACTCCTATGTTCATGGCGTGTCAATCAGAAATCCCTTGAATTCCCTGATGAGGCCACGTGGGATTTCAGCTTTCCAATTTAAATTAAGCAATGAGCCCATTTAATGTTGTTTTATGGCCATAATTACACACGTGGCTTCAGGAGAcaaaatcagttgtgttgtctcAGAGGTCACACTGCTTATACAAGATGAGTCAAAGGTCAgtttaaaagtacatttttagTCCGTTTTAAAGGCCCATGTAGCTACATTTAGTTTCCATCTATAGCATGTGTTTTCAGTGTTTACCAGACCTCAGAAGAATGAGTCTCTTGTCTAATTCTGTTGACTTTAACTTGTGAGTTTTGATGAGCTGAGATGTACAAGTAAAAATTAAAGTTTTGTTCCACTGAACGTGAACTGACAAATCCATTTAATAATGCACCTTGAACCACCTTCCCTGTAGCCATGACATGTGAATTATAGAGATATTTCAGGTATTTTGTTGACTAGTACTAAAATAGGTCTAGTGGGTTACTCAACCTCTGTACTGTGTGAAGAGACagtggaagggggagggagatacTGAGGGTATTATTTGACCTCTGGTCACCCCCTGGCTGGGCAACTAGAACTTTCCAAGTGTGAGGTATGCAGGAGGAAAGTAGACAGTCTGCTGTGTGTGTCTCCTCGTTCTGACTAACACCTAGGTGTGAAGGAAGCAGAGGC
Coding sequences:
- the LOC110490708 gene encoding LOW QUALITY PROTEIN: gastrula zinc finger protein XlCGF57.1-like (The sequence of the model RefSeq protein was modified relative to this genomic sequence to represent the inferred CDS: substituted 2 bases at 2 genomic stop codons), yielding MRIHTGEKRYCCGDCGKSFSRKWTLAAHIQIHTGEKPFNCADCGKSFNLKGKLRKHKHTHTXEKXFSCGDCGKSFNQKGALIKHIRTHTGEKLFSCDECGKSFHLKGNLKKHELTHTGEKSFSCGDCGKRFKRRENLIMHILTHTGEKQFSCGDCGKSFSQKGNLSRHILTHTGEMPFSCVDCGKSFSQKGTLTVHIRTHTGEKPFSCVDCGKSFSQKGTLTMHIRTHTGEKPFSCVDCGKSFSQKGTLTVHIRTHTGEKPFSCVDCGKSFSQKGTLTVHIRTHTGEKPFSCVDCGKSFSQKGTLTVHIRTHTGEKPFSCVDCGKSFSQKGTLTVHIRTHTGEKPFSCVDCGKSFSQKGTLTAHIRTHTGEK